The following are encoded together in the Ranitomeya imitator isolate aRanImi1 chromosome 4, aRanImi1.pri, whole genome shotgun sequence genome:
- the SOWAHA gene encoding ankyrin repeat domain-containing protein SOWAHA, protein MAVTQEVVLNFLLDQGGKVKNSELLKKFKPMVESPDPEEKANNRELFKRLVNNIAVVVKDEEDTKTVVLRKKYTYLLEDRRTSKASVEKERDRDLKEEEEPQPVPFSANIEKPAPRYKETLYTETIESKLHDAASSETTDPTDTDNLNEEDTEDQNESKRESVFDIVSRMDTAGPVLLPKAWSDAQSKDQVPKPHMLPLRYAQPSFEETNQSEENPLQPTVLPKAIQEASVTIYSRSPKVARKQFDDTASKSPHMKRSSKMIKVSEETKYSDEVPLEPSDHEWLVNSTNGRWNHKLLGLIMTDSDLAGKRDFISGFTALHWAAKSGNTEMVKLLFDHCRKSGSDLNVNAKSFGGYTPLHIAAIHQCKDAIIMLTRDYKANVNIRDNSGRKPYHYLKKSSPVQLRFILHDPAASNVEHAIPLKRNSKVATSILGTTNAFLGVLSDDIAFHDLTKGLKKPGSLNKFFTAPSGMKKKLKAKDSYPSVSSLYEEPEEPEEIFGKRRPVSEFFIH, encoded by the coding sequence ATGGCTGTCACACAAGAAGTTGTGCTGAACTTTCTGCTGGATCAGGGAGGAAAGGTGAAGAACTCCGAACTGCTCAAGAAGTTTAAGCCTATGGTGGAGTCTCCTGACCCTGAAGAAAAGGCAAATAACCGGGAGCTCTTTAAGAGGTTAGTCAATAACATAGCAGTGGTGGTGAAAGATGAGGAGGACACCAAGACTGTAGTGTTGAGGAAGAAGTACACCTACTTACTGGAAGACAGGAGGACATCAAAGGCTTCGGTGGAGAAAGAAAGAGACAGGGACCTTAAAGAAGAAGAAGAACCTCAACCTGTACCTTTCAGTGCTAACATAGAAAAGCCAGCACCCAGATATAAGGAGACATTGTACACTGAGACAATAGAGTCAAAACTGCATGATGCAGCTTCCTCTGAAACTACTGATCCAACCGACACTGACAACCTTAACGAGGAGGATACAGAAGACCAGAATGAGTCTAAAAGGGAGTCTGTGTTTGACATTGTGTCTAGAATGGACACTGCTGGACCAGTTCTTCTTCCCAAGGCATGGTCTGATGCCCAGTCCAAAGATCAGGTCCCGAAGCCGCACATGCTGCCATTACGTTATGCTCAACCTTCCTTTGAAGAAACGAACCAGAGTGAAGAAAATCCACTCCAACCAACTGTCCTGCCTAAAGCTATACAGGAGGCTTCAGTCACTATTTATTCCAGGTCCCCTAAGGTGGCCAGAAAGCAGTTTGATGATACAGCCTCAAAGTCTCCCCACATGAAGAGGTCATCCAAAATGATCAAAGTAAGTGAGGAGACCAAATATTCAGATGAGGTACCTCTGGAACCATCCGATCACGAGTGGTTAGTAAATTCAACGAATGGTCGGTGGAATCATAAACTCCTTGGACTTATTATGACTGACAGTGACTTGGCTGGTAAGCGAGACTTTATATCTGGATTTACTGCATTGCACTGGGCAGCTAAGAGCGGAAACACAGAAATGGTGAAATTATTGTTTGACCATTGTCGGAAGAGTGGTAGTGACCTCAATGTGAATGCAAAGTCTTTTGGAGGATATACACCGCTACATATAGCAGCTATACACCAATGTAAAGATGCCATCATTATGTTAACTAGAGATTATAAGGCGAACGTCAACATCCGAGATAACAGTGGAAGGAAGCCATACCATTACCTAAAGAAAAGCTCCCCTGTACAGCTCCGGTTTATTTTGCATGACCCTGCCGCTTCCAATGTAGAACATGCTATCCCACTGAAGAGAAACTCAAAGGTTGCCACCTCCATATTGGGCACGACCAACGCTTTCCTTGGTGTCCTTTCTGATGACATTGCGTTTCATGATTTGACAAAAGGCCTCAAAAAGCCTGGTTCTTTAAATAAGTTCTTCACTGCACCTTCTGGAATGAAAAAGAAGCTGAAAGCAAAGGACAGCTATCCATCAGTATCTTCTCTTTATGAAGAACCAGAAGAACCAGAGGAAATTTTTGGAAAGCGCCGACCTGTTTCCGAGTTCTTTATCCATTAG